In Neovison vison isolate M4711 chromosome 11, ASM_NN_V1, whole genome shotgun sequence, one genomic interval encodes:
- the C11H4orf54 gene encoding uncharacterized protein C4orf54 homolog: MLSFHFWKSLGRPTDASPSVADGIQTPRRCRRCQANNWTEQLSHGKLATISAGAAASGPQTTSATTARSLPPSLRLVPAPPEGLKNWEVVAAAAVVPVALSPVQARGALLRATLQPLQGQRGTRASPSGAAHHCLLLSLQLGRGLKMEAATPELSPQARLTEVGDRGSRAQDSQEPKQQLPLLPRPPASSQREAKYVEMCASAAASGVSPRPGTLALDHSPGEQRTPRGPREEAQEERSSQERKAPTPQKNPAALELCRSQLSRTDEHSNLSSSSSSSPVDKAEEGGVSKMDDATTSAGALATSSSSLGFESDSGESARSCQPRGGGEGGRAGGGGGAHRAGGGGEGDGTECRDIIAKSQGSRDPPQNEEAHYITTHEIQLSEVEQDMDFDVGLASRWDFEDNNVIYSFVDYASFGGSDETPGDVTTPTEEDDDNSCYLSTTPSTHATQTPSPTSSDPAHPNADSSGRHTSSTEVGSGPSDSDPTPPPTGPGTATLSEPLPEPPEAASGAAAVAASSCGSAASQILLSIKPTSRAINEPSNVRAKQNIIYAAKHEGDMSLRVSTAAEHNSSSLKQDPAAAVAQDHAKKFIAVPARLQTRCGAIRAKELVDYSSGASSAVSELDDADKEVRNLTSRAFRSLAYPYFEALNISSRESSTLSEVGFGRWSTFLDLKCGGVGARVEQSLLRSSAASVAAGLRKGSGARTTADQLYIQSRKSQTKALEFVVSKVEGEIKHVETPLCFQKQVQTGSRVVTLLEPLNLRSESKASSATGPCRTAKGSGKGPGSVYTDDGSEASESSKPASRAEGPQKKSKFASSLLKNVISKKMQREHEFKMERGEVTDTSHHNPSSTSKETEGPARGEKPRERGLQRQSSRHSEAGSEYTVVSVSDAGAEGSVAESKSPIFKASAPRESSAASGRNFADGRTEEVCEIKKSASETVKGIFLRSQNSAFRSWKEKEAEKREEKAPVGKLKLPKGGDWRADLGEISASKSTIMSRLFVPNIQQTPKDKQPGKQATKYPAAQATSTAVIRPKAPEIKIRLGSVQQPSSDFNIAKLLTPKLASGSASNLFKTVEDNSRAQQKLFRGDNLEKVPQFQVRDVRDKSKAQGPLHQVRDVRKLIKGSGDSSDKGSVTPEQGLTGPKPRQLAVAGGGSRSLSPIVITCQAVVNPREESMDREPRENVGPGGSIRFLNSSSPEGTVLVHRASGRLPVATIAPNKPEQGSYLPVLKIVSKASAQKTPEKAKEEEVKEEGKAPKTSRNALEKLTAAVRSMEELYSFNRNEWKRKSDPLPMMMDSHVLSLIASEEREGAAGAEGDPDKLAKRLGEVEERGTGNKGGVVLRGAPLERLQRRNSNPSAESVSARAAAFENMARERPRSLYIPPVHKDVERTQPLQPLLPLPSNRNVFTVSTSSTQKTGGVAGKFPQGPSPESPSAAKGIKTQGLRSLKISPATRAPPDEVTTRKNSSNLEKNNSDCENYLSIPLKGSSSAGELPGRPGAGREGHPAPAAPSAATLCSLPPLSARSQVPSNPKGSQISGTSRPAWRTKPDTPREIVAAATGPQSPEHLPTAIYHQQPLPFALQGAQPQVLCFSPPSMPASAPAGPASVPTDPFQQPQPQQTQRKMLLDVTTGQYYLVDTPVQPMTRRLFDPETGQYVDVPMPSQQQAVAPMSLPVPPLALSPGAYGPTYMIYPGFLPTVLPANALQPTPIAHTPGGSELSSMAADPPGKEAAATFTEAPYFMASGQSPASSSSSAPAATSQLVGAKGFTQLHGKPVISITSQPLGPRIIAPPSFDGTTMSFVVEHR, from the coding sequence atgctttcctttcatttctggaAGTCCCTGGGTCGACCTACAGATGCTTCTCCTTCCGTGGCCGATGGCATTCAGACTCCTCGCCGCTGCCGACGGTGCCAGGCAAACAACTGGACAGAACAGCTCAGCCACGGGAAGCTGGCCACAATCTCGGCCGGAGCAGCAGCCTCCGGGCCCCAGACCACCTCTGCCACCACTGCCCGGagccttcccccctccctcaggCTTGTCCCGGCCCCGCCAGAGGGGCTGAAGAACTGGGAGGTGGTGGCAGCAGCCGCCGTGGTGCCTGTAGCCTTGAGCCCGGTCCAGGCACGTGGGGCCCTGCTTCGGGCCACTCTGCAGCCCCTCCAGGGCCAGCGAGGGACCCGGGCCAGCCCCAGCGGTGCCGCTCACCACTGTCTCCTCCTGTCGCTGCAGCTTGGGCGAGGGCTCAAGATGGAAGCCGCCACTCCTGAGCTGAGTCCGCAGGCCAGACTGACGGAGGTGGGCGACCGGGGGAGCAGAGCTCAAGATAGCCAGGAGCCCAAGCAGCAGCTGCCACTGCTGCCCAGGCCACCGGCCTCCTCCCAGCGAGAGGCCAAGTATGTGGAGATGTGTGCTTCTGCCGCAGCCTCAGGGGTGAGTCCCCGCCCCGGGACACTCGCTCTGGATCACAGCCCGGGAGAGCAGAGGACCCCTAGGGGTCCCAGGGAAGAAGCCCAAGAGGAACGGAGCAGTCAAGAGAGGAAGGCTCCGACCCCCCAGAAGAATCCTGCTGCCTTGGAACTCTGCAGATCCCAGCTCTCCCGCACTGATGAGCACAGCAACctctcatcttcctcctcctcctccccagtggACAAAGCAGAAGAAGGTGGCGTTTCCAAGATGGATGATGCCACCACATCAGCAGGGGCTCTGGCCACCTCGTCTTCGTCTTTAGGCTTTGAGAGTGACAGTGGTGAGAGTGCCCGGAGCTGCCAgcccaggggaggaggagaagggggaagggcaggaggaggaggaggggcacacagagcggggggaggaggagagggagatggaacAGAGTGCAGGGACATTATTGCCAAGTCTCAGGgcagcagggaccccccccaaaATGAGGAGGCTCACTACATTACCACCCACGAGATCCAGCTGAGCGAGGTGGAGCAGGACATGGATTTTGACGTGGGACTGGCCTCCCGCTGGGATTTCGAGGACAACAACGTGATCTACTCATTCGTGGACTATGCTTCCTTTGGTGGCAGCGACGAGACCCCAGGGGATGTCACCACCCCGACCGAAGAGGACGACGACAACAGCTGCTACCTCAGCACCACTCCAAGCACCCATGCCACTCAGACTCCGAGCCCCACCAGCAGTGACCCAGCCCATCCCAACGCAGACAGCAGTGGTCGCCACACCAGCAGCACGGAAGTGGGCAGTGGCCCCTCTGACAGtgaccccactcccccacccactgGGCCTGGCACTGCCACCCTGAGTGAGCCCTTGCCCGAGCCCCCAGAGGCAGCTTCAGGGGCAGCAGCCGTGGCCGCCAGCAGCTGTGGGAGTGCAGCAAGCCAGATCCTCCTATCAATCAAACCGACTTCCCGGGCTATAAATGAGCCTAGCAACGTGCGTGCAAAGCAAAACATTATTTATGCTGCCAAGCATGAAGGCGACATGAGCCTCCGCGTCTCTACAGCTGCTGAACACAATTCAAGTTCACTGAAGCAAGACCCGGCTGCAGCCGTGGCTCAGGACCATGCAAAGAAATTCATCGCTGTCCCTGCTCGCCTGCAAACCCGGTGCGGGGCCATCCGGGCAAAGGAGCTGGTGGACTACTCCAGCGGGGCCTCCAGTGCCGTGAGTGAACTGGACGATGCGGACAAGGAGGTGCGCAACCTGACCTCCCGGGCCTTCCGGAGCCTTGCCTACCCCTACTTTGAGGCCCTGAACATCAGCTCCCGGGAGTCCTCCACACTCTCCGAGGTTGGCTTTGGGCGGTGGTCGACGTTCCTAGATTTAAAATGTGGGGGTGTCGGAGCCAGGGTGGAGCAGAGCCTCCTGAGGAGTAGTGCGGCCTCCGTGGCTGCAGGTCTGAGGAAGGGCAGTGGGGCCAGGACGACTGCAGACCAGCTCTACATCCAGTCCAGGAAGTCCCAGACCAAAGCCTTGGAGTTCGTGGTCAGCAAAGTCGAGGGGGAAATCAAACATGTGGAGACACCTCTGTGTTTCCAGAAACAGGTCCAGACGGGTTCCCGCGTCGTCACCCTCCTCGAGCCCCTGAATCTCCGCAGCGAGAGCAAAGCCAGCTCAGCCACTGGGCCCTGCAGAACCGCCAAAGGCTCTGGCAAGGGCCCTGGGTCGGTGTACACAGACGATGGCTCGGAGGCCTCTGAGAGCAGCAAGCCCGCCTCCCGCGCCGAAGGCCCCCAGAAGAAGTCCAAGTTTGCTTCCAGTCTGCTCAAAAATGTCATCTCCAAGAAGATGCAGCGGGAACACGAGTTCAAAATGGAGAGGGGAGAAGTCACTGACACGTCCCACCATAACCCATCCAGCACCTCCAAGGAGACGGAGGGTCCAGCCCGGGGGGAGAAGCCACGGGAGAGGGGCCTGCAGAGGCAGAGTTCTCGCCACTCAGAGGCCGGCTCTGAGTACACGGTGGTCAGCGTGTCCGACGCAGGTGCTGAGGGCTCCGTAGCAGAGTCTAAATCGCCAATTTTCAAAGCCAGTGCTCCTCGGGAGAGCAGTGCTGCCTCGGGTCGAAATTTCGCGGATGGACGCACTGAGGAAGTCTGTGAAATCAAAAAGAGTGCATCCGAGACCGTCAAAGGCATCTTCCTCCGCAGTCAGAACAGTGCATTCCGTTCCTGGAAAGAGAAGGAGGCCGAGAAGCGGGAAGAAAAGGCCCCTGTTGGGAAGCTGAAGCTTCCCAAAGGGGGCGACTGGAGGGCTGATCTTGGAGAGATCTCTGCCAGCAAGTCCACCATCATGTCGCGCCTCTTTGTCCCCAACATCCAGCAGACCCCCAAGGACAAGCAGCCGGGGAAGCAGGCCACCAAGTACCCTGCCGCCCAAGCCACCTCCACGGCAGTAATCCGGCCCAAGGCTCCGGAAATCAAGATCCGGCTGGGGAGTGTGCAACAGCCGAGCTCGGACTTCAACATTGCCAAACTGCTCACGCCCAAACTGGCCAGTGGCAGCGCCTCTAACCTCTTCAAGACAGTTGAGGACAATAGCAGGGCGCAGCAGAAGCTCTTCCGGGGAGACAACCTGGAAAAAGTGCCCCAGTTCCAGGTGAGAGACGTCAGAGACAAGTCCAAGGCCCAAGGCCCCCTCCATCAGGTGAGAGATGTCAGGAAACTAATCAAAGGGTCCGGGGACAGCAGTGACAAGGGCAGTGTTACCCCAGAGCAGGGGCTGACCGGGCCCAAACCCAGGCAGCTGGCTGTGGCCGGGGGCGGATCCAGATCCCTTTCCCCCATAGTGATTACGTGCCAGGCGGTGGTTAACCCGAGGGAAGAGAGCATGGACCGAGAGCCGAGGGAGAACGTAGGCCCAGGGGGCAGCATCAGGTTCTTGAATTCGTCCTCGCCAGAAGGGACAGTCTTGGTTCACAGGGCGTCTGGCAGGCTGCCTGTGGCCACCATTGCCCCCAATAAGCCTGAGCAGGGCTCCTACCTGCCTGTGCTCAAGATCGTCTCTAAGGCTTCTGCTCAGAAGACCCCAGAAAAGGCCAAGGAGGAGGAGgtcaaggaggaagggaaagcccCAAAGACTTCTCGGAACGCCCTGGAGAAGCTGACGGCTGCCGTGAGGTCCATGGAAGAGCTGTACAGCTTCAACAGGAACGAGTGGAAGCGCAAAAGCGACCCTCTGCCCATGATGATGGACAGCCATGTCCTGTCGCTCATTGCcagtgaggagagggaaggggctgCAGGGGCGGAGGGGGACCCAGACAAGCTGGCCAAACGACTGGGTGAGGTGGAGGAGCGGGGCACCGGAAACAAGGGAGGCGTGGTGCTGCGGGGGGCCCCGCTGGAGCGTCTGCAGCGGAGGAACTCCAACCCGAGTGCTGAGAGTGTGTCTGCCCGGGCAGCCGCCTTTGAGAACATGGCCAGGGAAAGGCCTCGATCCCTCTATATCCCCCCAGTccacaaggatgtggagagaacccAACCCCTGCAGCCCCTCCTGCCACTCCCCAGCAACCGAAATGTGTTCACGGTGAGTACCAGCAGCACCCAGAAAACTGGGGGTGTCGCTGGCAAGTTTCCCCAAGGGCCTTCTCCAGAGAGCCCTTCGGCGGCAAAGGGCATCAAAACCCAGGGACTCCGGTCCCTCAAGATCTCTCCGGCCACTCGGGCACCTCCTGATGAGGTGACCACTAGGAAAAACAGCAGCAATTTGGAAAAGAACAATAGCGACTGTGAGAATTACCTGTCCATCCCCCTTAAAGGAAGCTCTTCAGCGGGAGAGCTTCCTGGCAGGCCCGGGGCTGGAAGGGAGGGGCACCCAGCCCCCGCAGCCCCCTCAGCGGCCACTCTCTGCAGCTTGCCCCCTCTGAGCGCCCGCAGCCAGGTCCCCAGCAATCCCAAAGGCTCTCAGATCAGTGGAACCAGCCGGCCAGCTTGGCGTACGAAACCCGACACCCCCAGGGAGATAGTAGCTGCCGCCACAGGGCCACAGAGCCCGGAGCATCTCCCCACTGCCATCTACCACCAGCAGCCGCTGCCTTTCgccctgcagggagcccagcCCCAGGTCCTGTGCTTCTCCCCACCCAGCATGCCTGCCTCAGCACCTGCAGGCCCAGCTTCAGTCCCCACAGACCCCTTCCAGCAGCCACAACCCCAGCAGACCCAGCGCAAGATGCTCCTGGATGTGACTACCGGCCAGTACTATCTGGTGGACACACCAGTACAGCCCATGACCCGAAGACTGTTTGACCCTGAGACAGGGCAGTATGTGGATGTACCCATGCCTTCCCAGCAGCAGGCTGTGGCTCCCATGTCCCTCCCTGTGCCTCCCTTGGCCCTGAGCCCTGGGGCCTATGGACCCACCTACATGATCTACCCTGGGTTTCTCCCCACGGTGCTGCCCGCCAATGCCCTGCAGCCCACGCCGATTGCTCACACTCCAGGGGGAAGCGAGCTCTCCTCCATGGCAGCAGACCCCCCTGGCAAAGAGGCAGCTGCGACATTTACTGAGGCCCCATACTTCATGGCCTCTGGTCAgtctcctgcttcctcttcctcctcggcCCCGGCAGCCACATCCCAGCTGGTGGGGGCCAAAGGTTTCACCCAGCTGCACGGCAAGCCTGTCATCAGCATCACTTCGCAACCCCTGGGGCCCAGGATCATTGCCCCTCCTTCCTTTGATGGCACCACCATGAGCTTTGTGGTAGAACACAGATGA